The genomic DNA CCATGTCGACCTTAACGATGCCAAGGCCCTGAAAGCGGCGATCAACGGCAAAACGCGGATGATCTACTTCGAAACGCCGGCCAACCCCAACATGCAACTGGTGGATATAGCGGCGGTCGTCGAGGCAGTGCGAGGCAGTGATGTGCTTGTGGTGGTCGACAACACCTACTGCACGCCTTATCTGCAGCGGCCGCTGGAGCTCGGGGCGGACTTGGTGGTGCATTCGGCGACCAAGTACCTCAGTGGCCATGGCGACATTACCGCCGGCCTGGTGGTGGGGCGCAAGGCGCTGGTCGACCGCATTCGCCTGGAAGGGCTGAAAGACATGACCGGGGCTGTACTTTCGCCGCATGACGCTTCGCTATTGATGCGCGGTATCAAGACCCTTGCAGTGCGCATGGACCGGCACTGCGCCAATGCACTGCAGGTGGCGCAGTTCCTGGCTCGGCAGCCGCAGGTGGAGCTGATTCACTACCCGGGGTTGCCGTCGTTTGCCCAGTACGAACTGGCACAGCGGCAGATGTGTTTGCCGGGCGGGATGATTGCCTTTGAGCTTAAGGGCGGGATCGAGGCCGGGCGACGCTTCATGAATGCGCTGCAACTGTTTGCCCGTGCGGTAAGCCTGGGGGATGCCGAGTCGCTGGCGCAGCACCCGGCGAGCATGACGCACTCCAGTTACACGCCGCAGGAGCGGGCCCATCATGGGATATCGGAAGGGTTGGTGCGGTTGTCGGTGGGGCTGGAGGATGTGCAAGACCTGCTGGCGGACATCGAGCAGGCGCTGGGGCATCTGTAGGAGCGGCCTTGTGCCGCGAAAGGGGCGCGCAGCGACCCCCGGATTTCAGCCATCGTGCAAGATTGCCGGGGCTGCTTTGCAGCCCGTTCGCGGCGCGAGGCCGCTCCTACACGGGGTCGTGCACGGGCAGGAAAACGGCATCCACAAAAAAGGCCTCTTACGAGGCCTTTTACGTGTTCAGCAGATCAACGCTTGAGCCCGTAGCTCTCGTCAAGCATGCCCGGCGAGTTCGGCGCTTTTGGCGCATAGTCGCGCGGTACTTCGGCGGTGTCCTTCGGCGGCGTCAGGCGGTCACGTGGTGCCTGGGCCGACTCGGAGTGCAGTGCAGCCAGCAGGCGCTGGCGAGTGACTTCATCAAGGGCCAGGCTATTGGCGCCTTCGGCCAGGTGATCCTGGACATCCTGGTAGCTCTGGGTCAGTTTCTTGACCAGCATTGCGGTGCTGTTGAAGTGGGTGACCACTTCGTTCTGGTAGCTGTCGAAGCGCTTCTGGATGTCGTCCAGTTGGCGCTGGGTGTTGGTCGGCGCAGCATTGGGCAGCAGGCGGGCCACGATGAAACCGACCGCCACACCGATGACCAGGGCCAGGGTTGGCAACAACCAAACAAGGAGCGAGAGTTCCACGAGTCCTTCCTCTATAAACGGCTTTGCTTTACGTTAACGGCTCAGACCTGCGCTGTATACCGCGAGCGATCGCAAATCAGAACAGAATTCCTACCCTAGACGAATCGACCCCCTTCGAGGTCACGGAGTGAGTGCCTTGCTTGTCCGCGAAACCCCCTTGTTCATCGATGGCCCCGTCGGCCAGCTGGAATCCTTGTACCTGGACGTGGCCGACGCCCGTGGCGCGGTGCTGATCTGCCACCCCAATCCGGTTCAGGGTGGCACCATGCTCAACAAGGTGGTCTCGACCCTGCAACGCACGGCACGCGACGCTGGCTACGTGACATTGCGTTTCAATTACCGCGGTGTTGGCCAGAGCGCGGGCAGCCATGACATGGGCGCCGGTGAAGTGGCCGATGCACAAGCTGCCGCAGCCTGGTTGCGCGAAAAACACCCGCACCTGCCGCTGGTGCTGATGGGCTTCTCGTTCGGCGGCTTTGTCGCCACCAGCCTGGCCGGGCGCCTTGAGAGCGCCGACGTTACGCTGCAGCACCTGTTCATGATTGCCCCGGCCGTGATGCGTCTGACTGCAGAGTTCCCCTTGCCGCAGCGCTGCCCGATCACCGTGGTGCAGCCAGATGCCGACGAAGTGGTTGCACCGCAGCTCGTTTACGAATGGTCTGACGCGCTGTCGCGCCCCCATGAGCTGCTGAAAGTGGCAGAATGCGGACACTTCTTCCATGGCAAGCTGACCGATCTGAAGGATCTGCTGCTGCCGCGCCTTTCGAATTGAGCCAAGCCTGAATAAGCGAACACCCATGACCACGCGCATTCTCACTGGTATCACCACCACCGGTACCCCACACCTGGGCAACTACGCCGGTGCCATTCGCCCGGCAATCGTCGCCAGCCAGCAGCCGGGTGCCGACTCGTTCTACTTTTTGGCCGACTACCACGCCCTGATCAAGTGCGATGACCCGCTGCGCATTCAGCGCTCGCGTCTGGAAATCGCTGCTACCTGGCTGGCCGGCGGCCTCGACCCGGACAAAGTGACCTTCTACCGTCAGTCCGATATTCCCGAGATTCCCGAGCTGACCTGGCTGCTCACCTGCGTTGCGGCCAAGGGCCTGCTCAACCGTGCGCACGCCTACAAGGCTTCGGTGGACAAGAATCTCGAGAATGGCGAAGACCCGGACGCCGGCGTGACCATGGGCCTTTACAGCTACCCGGTGCTGATGGCGGCGGACATCCTGATGTTCAACGCGCACAAGGTGCCGGTCGGTCGTGACCAGATCCAGCACGTGGAAATGGCCCGTGACATCGGCCAGCGCTTCAACCACCTGTTCGGCCAAGGCAAGGACTTCTTCGCCTTGCCAGAGGCGGTTATCGAAGAAAGTGTGGCGACATTGCCTGGCCTGGACGGGCGCAAGATGTCCAAGAGCTATGACAACACCATCCCGCTTTTCTCCAGCGCCAAGGACATGAAAGACGCCATTTCGCGCATCGTCACCGACTCGCGCGCACCTGGCGAAGCGAAAGACCCGGACAACGCGCACCTGTTCACCCTGTTCCAGGCCTTCTCGACGCCGGTGCAATGCGCCGAGTTCCGCGAAGAATTGCTGCAGGGCCTGGGCTGGGGCGAGGCCAAGCAGCGCCTGTTCCAGCTGCTTGACGGGCAACTGGCCGAGAAGCGTGAGCACTATCACCAACTTATTTCCCGCCCGTCGGACCTGGAAGACATCCTGCTGGCCGGCGCCGCCAAGGCCCGCAAGACCGCCACGCCGTTCCTCGAGCAACTTCGCGAGGCCGTTGGCCTGCGCTCGTTCCGTAGCAGCGTGCAGGCCACTACAGAGGTGAAGAAGAAGGCCGTCAAGAGCGCACGCTTCGTCAGCTTCCGTGACGAGGACGGCAGCTTCCGCTTCCGCCTGTTGGCCGCTGATGGCGAGCAACTGCTGTTGTCTCGCAGCTTCGCCGACGGCAAGAGCGCGGGCGCGGTGAGCAAGCAGTTGCAGCAGGGTGGCGACGCCGACGTACGTGTCGAAGGCCTGGGCTTCAGCTTGTGGCTGAACGGCGAGCAGGTTGCCGACGGGCCGCAGTTTGCCAGTGCCCAAGCCCGTGACGTGGCCGTTCAAAGCCTGCGTGAGGCCCTGGCGCCGCAGCAGGACTGAGACAGTTTGACGCAAGTCTGATTGCCATTAGGCGGGCCGGTCGCTACAGTGACGGCCCGTTTTTTGTTGCCTCGCTAACGAAATCATGACGCCCCTAGAACGATATCAAGCAGATCTGAAACGTCCCGACTTCTTCCATGATGCGGCGCAGGAAACTGCGGTGCGTCACTTGCAGCGCCTGTACGACGACCTGGTGCACGCGCAGAACAACAAGCCGGGCATGTTCGGCAAGCTGTTCGGCAAGAAGGAGCAGACGCCGGTCAAAGGCCTGTATTTCTGGGGCGGGGTAGGGCGGGGCAAGACCTACTTGGTCGATACCTTCTATGAAGCGCTGCCGTTCAAGCAGAAGATGCGTACGCACTTCCACCGCTTCATGAAGCGCGTTCACGAGGAAATGAAAACCCTCAAGGGCGAGAAGAACCCGCTGACCATCATCGCCAAGCGCTTCAGCGATGAAGCCAAGGTGATCTGTTTCGACGAATTCTTCGTCTCCGACATCACCGATGCCATGATCCTCGGTACTCTGATGGAAGAGCTGTTCAAGAACGGCGTATCGCTGGTGGCGACCTCCAACATCGTCCCCGATGGCCTGTACAAGGATGGCCTGCAGCGTGCGCGCTTCCTGCCTGCCATCGCCATGATCAAGCAGTACACCGACGTGGTGAACGTCGACAGCGGGGTCGACTACCGGCTGCGTCACCTGGAGCAGGCCGAACTGTTCCACTTCCCGCTCGACGAGGCTGCCGAGCAGAGCATGCGTGCGAGCTTCAAGGCTCTGACACCTGAGTGCACCCAGGCTGTCGACAATGACGTGCTGATGATCGAGAACCGACCGATCCATGCCCTGCGTACCTGTGACGATGTCGCCTGGTTCGACTTCCGCGCCCTGTGCGACGGGCCGCGCAGCCAGAACGACTACATTGAACTGGGCAAGATTTTCCATGCCGTGCTGTTGAGCAACGTCGAGCAGATGGGCGTCACCACCGACGACATCGCCCGGCGCTTCATCAACATGGTGGACGAGTTCTACGACCGCAACGTCAAGCTGATCATTTCGGCCGAGGTGGAGCTCAAGGACCTGTACACCGGTGGGCGCCTGAGCTTCGAGTTCCAGCGCACCTTGAGCCGGTTGCTGGAGATGCAGTCGCACGAATTCCTGGCGCGCGCACACAAGCCCTGAGGTCCTTGCGCTGTAGGAGCGGCCTTGCCGGGGCGCCGGACCGGTCGGAAAGGGTCGCGCAGCGGCACCGATGTTTTTTGTTGCGCCACAGAACCTGGGGCCGCTGCGCGACCCTTTCGCGACGCAAGGCCGCTCCTACAGACGGTCGCTAGGGCTGAATCAAGCTTCCTGCATAAACTGCTGCCGATACTGGTTCGGCGACAACTCCGTGTGCTGGCGGAACAGCCGCGCAAAGAAACTCGCATCGTCATAGCCGACTTCATAGCTGATGGTCTTGATGCTCTTGCGCGTGCTCGACAGCAGCCCCTTGGCCGTTTCGATACGTAGCCGCTGCAGGTAGTGCAGCGGCTTGTCGCCGGTCGCTCCCTGGAAGCGCCGCATGAAGTTGCGGATGCTCATGCCGTGGTTGCGGGCCACATCCTCGAAGCGGAACTTGTCGGCAAAGTGCTCCTCGAGCCAGTGCTGAATCTGCAGGATTATCAGGTCCTGGTGCAGCTTCTGGCCACCGAAACCCATGCGCCCGGGGGTGTAGTTGCGCTGCACTTCGTAGAGGATGTCGCGGGCCACGGCGCGGGCCACATTTGCCCCGCAGAAGCGTTCGATCAGGTAGATGTACAGGTCGCAGGCCGAGGTGGTGCCGCCGGCGCAGTAAAGGTTGTCGGCGTCGGTCAGGTGCTTGTCCTGGTTCAGCCGGATCTTCGGGTAGCGCTCGGCGAAGCTGGTGAAGAAGCGCCAGTAGGTGGTCGCCTCCTTGCCGTCGAGCAGGCCGGACTCGGCCAGCCAGAATACCCCGCTGGCTTCAGCGCAGAGTACGGCGCCGCGGGCATGCTGCTCGCGCAACCAGGGCAGCACTTGCGGATAACGTTGCAGCAGGTTGTCGAAGTCTTCCCAGAAGGCTGGGAGGATGATCACATCGGCGTCGTCCAGGCCGCCATCGACCGGTAGCTGCACATTGCTGAAGCTGTCCACCGGCTGGCCGTCGGGGCTCACCAGGCAGATCTCGAACATGGGCTGCAGGCCCAGGCCCAGCTGTTTGCTGTAGCGCAGGCTGGCGAGGTGGAAAAAGTCCTTGGCTTGCATCAAGGTCGAAGCGAACACCTTGTCAATGGCCAGGATGCTGACGCGCCGCAGCGACGCGGAGGGTTGGGTAAACATCATTGTCATTGTTCTTATAGGGTAGAGTGGTCAATCACCGGCTGGATCGTCTTATGTTTTTTGTCGAGCTGCAAGCTTCAAGCTGCAAGCGGCAAGAAAAAAGCAGAGGATGCGACATCGCTCTGCTTTTTTCTTGCTGCCGCTTTGATCAAGGTGCCGGGTTGGGTTGCTCCTGATGAACCGCCTCGATCGCCGCCAGTAGCTCATCACTCAGGTTCAGCTCCAGGCTTTTGAGGTTGCTCTGAAGTTGTACCAGATCCGTGGCACCGATGATGTTGCTGGTCACGAACGGCTGGCGGGTGACGAATGCCAGGGCCATTTGCGCCGGGTCCAGCCCGTGTGCCTGGGCCAGTTGCACATAGCGGCTGCAGGCCGCCACGGTCTGCGGGTTGGAGTAACGGGCGAAGCGGCTGAACAGGGTCAGGCGGCCTTTTTCCGGCCGGGCGCCGTTCTCGTATTTGCCCGACAGCATGCCGAAGGCCAGCGGCGAGTAGGCCAGCAAGCCGCACTGCTCGCGGATGGCCACTTCCGCCAGGCCCACTTCGAAGCTGCGGTTGAGCAGGTTGTACGGGTTCTGGATCGACACCGCACGGGGCCAGCCTCGGGTTTCGGCCAGTTGCAAGAACTTCATGGTGCCCCACGGCGTTTCGTTGGAAAGGCCAATGTGGCGGATCTTGCCTGCCCGCACCTGCTCGTCGAGCACCTCGAGGGTTTCTTCCAATGGGGTGAACAGGTCGTGCGGCAGGTGCTGGTAGCCGAGCTTGCCGAAGAAGTTGGTGCTGCGCTCTGGCCAGTGCAGCTGGTAAAGGTCGATACGGTCGGTTTGCAGGCGTTCAAGGCTCGCATCCAGCGCCGCGATGATGTGCTGGCGGTTGTGCTTGAGCTGGCCGTCGCGGATGTGGCTGATACCGTTGCCGGGGCCGGCGACCTTGCTGGCGAGGATCCAGTCATCGCGGTCGCCGTGCTGGCGGAACCAGTTGCCGATGATGCGCTCGGTGGCGGCATAGGTCTCGGGGCGTGGCGGCACCGGATACATTTCGGCAGTGTCGATGAAGTTGATCCCGCTGTTTTTGGCCAGTCTGATCTGGGCGAAGGCCTCGGCCTCGTC from Pseudomonas putida includes the following:
- a CDS encoding methionine gamma-lyase, coding for MRDSHNNTGFSTRAIHHGYDPLSHGGALVPPVYQTATYAFPTVEYGAACFAGEEAGHFYSRISNPTLALLEQRMASLEGGEAGLALASGMGAITSTIWTLLRPGDELIVGRTLYGCTFAFLHHGIGEFGVKIHHVDLNDAKALKAAINGKTRMIYFETPANPNMQLVDIAAVVEAVRGSDVLVVVDNTYCTPYLQRPLELGADLVVHSATKYLSGHGDITAGLVVGRKALVDRIRLEGLKDMTGAVLSPHDASLLMRGIKTLAVRMDRHCANALQVAQFLARQPQVELIHYPGLPSFAQYELAQRQMCLPGGMIAFELKGGIEAGRRFMNALQLFARAVSLGDAESLAQHPASMTHSSYTPQERAHHGISEGLVRLSVGLEDVQDLLADIEQALGHL
- a CDS encoding YhcB family protein, translated to MELSLLVWLLPTLALVIGVAVGFIVARLLPNAAPTNTQRQLDDIQKRFDSYQNEVVTHFNSTAMLVKKLTQSYQDVQDHLAEGANSLALDEVTRQRLLAALHSESAQAPRDRLTPPKDTAEVPRDYAPKAPNSPGMLDESYGLKR
- a CDS encoding alpha/beta hydrolase, producing the protein MLVRETPLFIDGPVGQLESLYLDVADARGAVLICHPNPVQGGTMLNKVVSTLQRTARDAGYVTLRFNYRGVGQSAGSHDMGAGEVADAQAAAAWLREKHPHLPLVLMGFSFGGFVATSLAGRLESADVTLQHLFMIAPAVMRLTAEFPLPQRCPITVVQPDADEVVAPQLVYEWSDALSRPHELLKVAECGHFFHGKLTDLKDLLLPRLSN
- a CDS encoding tryptophan--tRNA ligase; protein product: MTTRILTGITTTGTPHLGNYAGAIRPAIVASQQPGADSFYFLADYHALIKCDDPLRIQRSRLEIAATWLAGGLDPDKVTFYRQSDIPEIPELTWLLTCVAAKGLLNRAHAYKASVDKNLENGEDPDAGVTMGLYSYPVLMAADILMFNAHKVPVGRDQIQHVEMARDIGQRFNHLFGQGKDFFALPEAVIEESVATLPGLDGRKMSKSYDNTIPLFSSAKDMKDAISRIVTDSRAPGEAKDPDNAHLFTLFQAFSTPVQCAEFREELLQGLGWGEAKQRLFQLLDGQLAEKREHYHQLISRPSDLEDILLAGAAKARKTATPFLEQLREAVGLRSFRSSVQATTEVKKKAVKSARFVSFRDEDGSFRFRLLAADGEQLLLSRSFADGKSAGAVSKQLQQGGDADVRVEGLGFSLWLNGEQVADGPQFASAQARDVAVQSLREALAPQQD
- the zapE gene encoding cell division protein ZapE, with translation MTPLERYQADLKRPDFFHDAAQETAVRHLQRLYDDLVHAQNNKPGMFGKLFGKKEQTPVKGLYFWGGVGRGKTYLVDTFYEALPFKQKMRTHFHRFMKRVHEEMKTLKGEKNPLTIIAKRFSDEAKVICFDEFFVSDITDAMILGTLMEELFKNGVSLVATSNIVPDGLYKDGLQRARFLPAIAMIKQYTDVVNVDSGVDYRLRHLEQAELFHFPLDEAAEQSMRASFKALTPECTQAVDNDVLMIENRPIHALRTCDDVAWFDFRALCDGPRSQNDYIELGKIFHAVLLSNVEQMGVTTDDIARRFINMVDEFYDRNVKLIISAEVELKDLYTGGRLSFEFQRTLSRLLEMQSHEFLARAHKP
- a CDS encoding GlxA family transcriptional regulator; the protein is MQAKDFFHLASLRYSKQLGLGLQPMFEICLVSPDGQPVDSFSNVQLPVDGGLDDADVIILPAFWEDFDNLLQRYPQVLPWLREQHARGAVLCAEASGVFWLAESGLLDGKEATTYWRFFTSFAERYPKIRLNQDKHLTDADNLYCAGGTTSACDLYIYLIERFCGANVARAVARDILYEVQRNYTPGRMGFGGQKLHQDLIILQIQHWLEEHFADKFRFEDVARNHGMSIRNFMRRFQGATGDKPLHYLQRLRIETAKGLLSSTRKSIKTISYEVGYDDASFFARLFRQHTELSPNQYRQQFMQEA
- a CDS encoding NADP(H)-dependent aldo-keto reductase translates to MEYRKLGRTDLDVSALCLGTMTWGEQNDEAEAFAQIRLAKNSGINFIDTAEMYPVPPRPETYAATERIIGNWFRQHGDRDDWILASKVAGPGNGISHIRDGQLKHNRQHIIAALDASLERLQTDRIDLYQLHWPERSTNFFGKLGYQHLPHDLFTPLEETLEVLDEQVRAGKIRHIGLSNETPWGTMKFLQLAETRGWPRAVSIQNPYNLLNRSFEVGLAEVAIREQCGLLAYSPLAFGMLSGKYENGARPEKGRLTLFSRFARYSNPQTVAACSRYVQLAQAHGLDPAQMALAFVTRQPFVTSNIIGATDLVQLQSNLKSLELNLSDELLAAIEAVHQEQPNPAP